A window from Nocardioides mesophilus encodes these proteins:
- a CDS encoding gas vesicle protein yields MSQTPVNAGDQVALVDLLDRLIGGGVVVGGDIMLSMAGIDLVHLGLRLVLAPAHLGEGQVGSGPPAAGRTP; encoded by the coding sequence GTGAGCCAGACGCCCGTGAACGCCGGCGACCAGGTCGCGCTGGTGGACCTGCTGGACCGTCTCATCGGGGGAGGCGTGGTGGTCGGAGGGGACATCATGCTGTCGATGGCGGGCATCGACCTGGTCCACCTCGGGCTGCGGCTGGTCCTCGCTCCGGCGCACCTCGGGGAAGGCCAGGTCGGGTCCGGTCCTCCGGCCGCGGGGCGAACGCCGTGA
- a CDS encoding GvpL/GvpF family gas vesicle protein, producing MVLHAVVPRDASPVAGLDLFPGTAVGVLYETRDQRPAPTTGEVLAFGHRIHLAAGAGPVLPVRFGTVAADADELGRLVRDSGPRWADRLQRVAGHRELIVHRPGTPESSATCGVSPLAAAGTAAAGADYLRARVSSARAAAAAWEELLAPVRDRVAEQRVLPGPPGPRLALLVRAHDVEPVRAALERPGSGAGGAAQVTGPWPPYSFSEEVLDVG from the coding sequence ATGGTCCTGCACGCGGTCGTCCCGCGCGACGCCTCGCCGGTGGCCGGGCTCGACCTGTTCCCCGGAACCGCCGTGGGCGTCCTCTATGAGACCCGGGACCAGCGCCCGGCGCCGACGACCGGGGAGGTGCTGGCCTTCGGGCACAGGATCCACCTCGCCGCCGGCGCCGGCCCGGTGCTGCCGGTCCGGTTCGGCACCGTGGCCGCCGACGCCGACGAGCTCGGCCGGCTGGTCCGTGACTCCGGGCCGCGGTGGGCCGACCGGCTGCAGCGGGTCGCCGGTCACCGGGAGCTGATCGTGCACCGCCCGGGCACCCCGGAATCCTCTGCTACCTGCGGCGTCTCCCCGCTCGCCGCTGCGGGTACGGCGGCCGCCGGGGCCGACTACCTGCGGGCCCGGGTCTCCTCGGCCCGCGCCGCCGCCGCGGCCTGGGAGGAGCTGCTGGCCCCGGTCCGGGACCGGGTCGCCGAGCAACGGGTCCTGCCCGGTCCGCCCGGCCCCCGGCTGGCTCTCCTGGTGCGTGCGCACGATGTCGAGCCGGTCCGGGCCGCGCTGGAGCGTCCGGGCTCCGGGGCCGGCGGCGCGGCGCAGGTGACCGGTCCCTGGCCGCCGTACAGCTTCAGCGAGGAGGTGCTCGATGTCGGCTGA
- a CDS encoding gas vesicle protein K, translating into MSAEERDLFWPLDDWPPDGPSAPGQGAEAAAEGLDGLSSALSRHVDADADDPAKVEKGLVQLVLTLVELLRQLMERQAVRRVEAGGLSEDEVERLGRTLMLLDQRMTELREHFGLTPEDLNLDLGPLGRLL; encoded by the coding sequence ATGTCGGCTGAGGAGCGCGACCTGTTCTGGCCCCTGGACGACTGGCCGCCCGACGGTCCGAGCGCGCCGGGGCAGGGTGCGGAGGCGGCAGCGGAGGGGCTCGACGGGCTCTCCTCGGCGCTGAGCCGGCACGTGGACGCGGACGCCGACGACCCTGCGAAGGTGGAGAAGGGCCTGGTCCAGCTGGTGCTGACGCTGGTGGAGCTGCTGCGCCAGCTGATGGAGCGTCAGGCGGTCCGGCGGGTGGAGGCCGGTGGCCTCTCCGAGGACGAGGTGGAACGGCTGGGCCGGACGCTGATGCTCCTCGACCAGCGCATGACCGAGCTGCGCGAGCACTTCGGGCTGACCCCGGAGGACCTCAACCTCGATCTCGGGCCGCTCGGCCGGCTGCTCTGA